In Serinus canaria isolate serCan28SL12 chromosome 5, serCan2020, whole genome shotgun sequence, the following proteins share a genomic window:
- the CFL2 gene encoding cofilin-2 — protein MASGVTVNDEVIKVFNDMKVRKSSTPEEIKKRKKAVLFCLSDDKKQIIVEEAKQILVGDIGDTVEDPYTAFVKLLPLNDCRYALYDATYETKESKKEDLVFIFWAPESAPLKSKMIYASSKDAIKKKFTGIKHEWQVNGLDDIKDRSTLGEKLGGNVVVSLEGKPL, from the exons ATG GCTTCTGGAGTAACAGTGAACGATGAAGTCATAAAGGTTTTTAATGACATGAAAGTAAGGAAATCTTCAACCCctgaagagattaaaaaaagaaagaaagctgtTCTCTTCTGCTTAAGTGAtgacaaaaaacaaataattgtaGAGGAGGCAAAGCAGATATTGGTTGGTGACATTGGTGATACTGTGGAGGACCCCTATACAGCCTTTGTGAAGTTGCTACCTTTGAATGATTGCCGATACGCTTTGTACGATGCCACGTACGAGACAAAGGAATCTAAGAAAGAAGACCTGGTATTTATATTCTG ggcTCCTGAAAGTGCACCTTTAAAAAGCAAGATGATCTACGCAAGCTCTAAAGAtgccattaaaaagaaatttacag GTATTAAACATGAGTGGCAAGTAAATGGTTTGGATGATATTAAGGACCGTTCAACACTTGGAGAGAAATTGGGAGGCAACGTGGTAGTTTCACTTGAAGGAAAACCCTTATAA